The Pseudomonadota bacterium genome contains a region encoding:
- a CDS encoding TonB-dependent receptor: MEQLLSMDIEQLIELEVTLATGNSKPLKLAPSVTTVITSEQIEKMGATTLDQVLEAVPGLHVEPSGTAFLGSIWSIRGIHAVSNPHVLLLINSVPFTSNYTGGRGSAFKMPVAMISRVEVIRGPGSALHGADAFSGVINVIIKNGQELAGTKSGARYGSFDTSDVWLQHGANYGGWKLALGLEWQKTSGDKDRIIDKDFVHTSAPGLPPADPTKSDAPGPIDTSYELLDTHLNLRKDNWNLNLYSNLQETAAGLGSLQALTDGNEIDRTSLLADLNYENKVLQDWQLYGRLYYSYFHADTFLQQLPPAFLNMQGNPISESQDGGVELSSLYTGFRDHQLRLVAGWKNYDYEPDQYKNFGPAAGADQFGDLVHVTDPDHIYMNDANRRLFFGVIQDEWCFAKGWELTAGVRYDEYSDFGSTTNPRAALVWETRYDLITKLMYGQAFRAPAFGEQWVKNNLQVTGNPDLDPEEIETLELAVDYQPLRNLRLVTSVYAYEAKNIIQLTGALPQPYTNYGEQNGQGLEFEMDWEIMDSLLLRANYARQRSRYIDTDSLVPDAPGQQFYLNPHWAFMKDWSLDSQFYWIADRHRAAGDPRSDIEDYELVNLTLRRKNISRHWDMALAVRNLFDEIGRIPSPYAPAVPEGAYVPNDYPMEGRSFWAEIAAHF; the protein is encoded by the coding sequence ATGGAACAGCTTCTTTCCATGGATATCGAGCAGCTTATTGAACTTGAAGTCACCCTTGCCACCGGCAACTCAAAACCTCTCAAACTTGCACCATCGGTGACCACGGTCATTACCTCCGAGCAGATTGAAAAAATGGGGGCTACCACACTCGATCAAGTCTTGGAGGCGGTGCCGGGCCTCCATGTGGAGCCTTCAGGCACCGCTTTTTTGGGGTCGATCTGGTCTATTCGCGGCATTCATGCAGTCTCCAACCCTCATGTCCTGCTGCTGATTAATTCCGTGCCTTTTACCAGCAACTATACGGGCGGCCGGGGTTCCGCCTTTAAAATGCCGGTGGCCATGATCTCCCGGGTGGAAGTGATCCGGGGGCCTGGCTCGGCACTGCATGGCGCCGACGCTTTTTCCGGGGTGATCAATGTCATTATCAAGAACGGTCAGGAGTTGGCGGGCACCAAATCAGGCGCCCGTTACGGCTCCTTTGATACCAGCGATGTATGGCTCCAGCATGGCGCAAACTATGGCGGCTGGAAACTGGCCTTAGGCCTTGAGTGGCAAAAAACTTCAGGCGATAAGGACCGGATCATTGACAAAGATTTTGTTCATACCTCAGCCCCTGGCCTGCCTCCGGCCGATCCGACTAAATCCGATGCACCTGGCCCCATTGACACCTCTTACGAATTACTGGATACTCATCTCAATCTACGCAAGGACAACTGGAACCTCAACCTCTACTCCAACCTGCAGGAAACGGCCGCGGGCCTTGGAAGTCTGCAGGCCCTCACTGATGGCAATGAGATTGATAGAACCAGCCTGCTGGCTGACCTCAACTATGAAAATAAGGTACTCCAAGACTGGCAGCTTTATGGCCGGCTCTATTATTCCTATTTTCACGCTGATACTTTTTTACAGCAATTGCCGCCGGCCTTTCTTAATATGCAGGGCAATCCGATCAGTGAAAGCCAGGATGGTGGCGTCGAACTGAGCAGCCTCTACACAGGCTTCCGCGACCACCAATTGCGACTGGTGGCGGGATGGAAGAATTATGATTATGAACCGGACCAGTATAAAAACTTTGGCCCGGCCGCCGGGGCTGACCAGTTCGGAGACCTGGTTCATGTCACGGATCCGGACCATATTTACATGAATGACGCCAACCGCAGGCTTTTTTTTGGCGTAATCCAGGATGAATGGTGTTTTGCCAAGGGCTGGGAACTTACGGCCGGTGTCCGTTATGACGAGTACAGTGATTTCGGTTCAACTACCAATCCCAGGGCTGCCCTGGTCTGGGAGACCCGTTACGATCTGATCACCAAACTTATGTATGGCCAGGCCTTCCGCGCTCCTGCCTTTGGAGAGCAATGGGTCAAAAATAATCTCCAGGTCACAGGTAATCCGGACCTGGACCCGGAGGAGATCGAGACCCTGGAGCTGGCCGTGGACTACCAGCCCCTCAGAAACCTGCGCCTTGTAACCAGTGTCTATGCCTACGAGGCCAAGAATATTATCCAGCTCACAGGGGCATTGCCGCAGCCGTATACCAACTACGGCGAACAGAATGGGCAGGGCTTAGAATTTGAGATGGACTGGGAGATTATGGACAGCCTCTTGCTGCGTGCCAACTATGCCCGACAGCGTTCGAGATATATAGATACCGACAGTCTGGTGCCGGATGCGCCGGGCCAGCAATTCTATCTGAACCCTCACTGGGCTTTTATGAAAGACTGGTCCCTGGATAGCCAATTTTACTGGATCGCTGACCGCCACCGTGCTGCAGGTGATCCACGGTCTGATATCGAAGATTATGAACTTGTCAACCTGACTTTAAGGCGTAAGAATATCTCCAGGCATTGGGACATGGCCCTAGCGGTACGCAACCTTTTTGATGAGATCGGTCGTATCCCCAGCCCCTATGCCCCTGCAGTGCCAGAAGGAGCGTATGTACCCAATGATTATCCCATGGAAGGCAGAAGTTTCTGGGCAGAGATTGCCGCGCATTTTTAA
- a CDS encoding carbonic anhydrase: MKQNSLCKKLITGAAVTALLAFAPSVFASSDGGHGGGHGAAGKSMTPMETIKAAIQGNSQFTGHHDNAFFEAYQTGQTPNLTVVTCADSRVHTGLFGMDPNNNIFIIRNVGNQVANSEGSVDYGVRHLPTKILLIMGHSSCGAVKAAMGDYSGETKGIKAELDPLKPVMAADDQQGEFKTRWDMNVERNVDYQVKYAMELYAEKISSGEMAIVGGVYDFNNNYGKGRGTLVITNINGEADPNKIMRDPLLQEIPKGDIVTHVGSLAPAMK; this comes from the coding sequence ATGAAACAGAATTCTTTGTGTAAAAAACTCATTACCGGAGCTGCGGTTACAGCGTTACTTGCTTTTGCTCCATCAGTCTTTGCGTCAAGCGACGGCGGTCATGGCGGTGGCCATGGGGCGGCCGGGAAATCCATGACTCCCATGGAAACCATCAAGGCAGCGATCCAAGGCAACAGCCAGTTCACCGGCCATCATGATAACGCTTTTTTTGAAGCCTATCAGACAGGCCAAACCCCGAATCTCACGGTTGTCACCTGCGCCGACTCACGGGTGCACACCGGCCTGTTCGGCATGGATCCCAACAATAATATCTTCATCATCAGAAATGTCGGCAACCAGGTTGCAAACTCCGAAGGTTCAGTTGATTACGGCGTCCGGCACCTTCCCACCAAAATTCTTCTGATCATGGGTCATTCCAGCTGCGGCGCAGTTAAAGCGGCCATGGGTGATTATTCAGGCGAGACAAAAGGCATCAAAGCGGAACTTGATCCTCTGAAACCGGTGATGGCTGCCGATGACCAGCAAGGCGAATTCAAGACCCGCTGGGACATGAATGTTGAACGGAATGTTGATTATCAGGTCAAATATGCAATGGAACTCTATGCTGAAAAAATAAGTTCCGGTGAAATGGCCATTGTCGGCGGCGTCTATGATTTTAACAATAATTACGGAAAGGGCCGCGGCACCCTGGTTATTACGAATATAAATGGTGAGGCTGATCCCAACAAAATCATGCGCGATCCACTGTTACAGGAAATTCCCAAAGGTGACATCGTAACTCATGTTGGAAGTTTAGCTCCCGCAATGAAATAA
- a CDS encoding ABC-F family ATP-binding cassette domain-containing protein encodes MIIINDLNLQYGNKYIFKELSARIGEQDRIGLVGVNGTGKSTLLKIIAGIQETDFGVVTRSRHATIGYLPQEITAFPSGRSLYEEAESAFGNIIEMQNRLEEINLRLSSEDSGSAGYSLLLVEQGELQHELERADIFRMKSQVETVLSGLGFSEADLSKDCTTFSGGWTMRLMLAKHLLAKPSFLLLDEPTNHLDIESLTWLESFLTTYQGAMIIISHDRAFLDNMTSATWELSRGTLTAYKGNYTKYLVEKELRMQVQRAAYENQQAQIQQTMRFVERFRAKSTKAKQVQSRVKQLAKLDRIELEDSESTISFRFPPALPSGRLALEVKGLTKSYNNKNVFTDISFELQRGEKIAVVGVNGAGKSTMVRLLAAEITPDKDTIRLGHNVKTSYFGQHQAQDLPQNLTVLQTLSEVEGDRSVTQDRSILGAFLFRGDDVDKKVSILSGGEKSRLALAKMIITPANLLIMDEPTNHLDMMSQEILQEAMKQYDGTIIVVSHNRYFVDQFVNKVLEIKDGKATLFDGNVSYYLEKTRESRKVSLLPGKPQSEAVQSTDAAPARGRNARQAQAQIRIDKNKILRPLKIQADEAEKEIEKYEARKSLVESYLADPELYKDQDAFADKSREYKEVGRRLERLYATWEETQARIEEAEKSFGQDAL; translated from the coding sequence ATGATCATAATCAACGATCTCAATCTACAATACGGCAACAAATATATATTCAAGGAGCTATCCGCACGTATCGGAGAGCAGGACAGAATCGGCCTGGTGGGGGTAAACGGCACAGGTAAATCCACGCTGCTTAAAATAATTGCAGGAATTCAGGAAACTGATTTCGGCGTGGTTACCAGGTCCAGACATGCGACCATCGGCTATCTTCCCCAGGAAATAACCGCATTTCCATCCGGCAGGTCACTGTATGAAGAGGCTGAATCCGCCTTCGGCAATATCATTGAAATGCAGAACAGGCTCGAAGAGATCAACCTCAGACTGAGCTCGGAAGATTCAGGTTCCGCCGGTTATTCGCTTCTCCTTGTCGAACAGGGAGAATTACAGCATGAACTGGAACGGGCAGACATTTTCCGGATGAAATCTCAGGTGGAAACGGTTCTTTCCGGCCTTGGTTTTTCCGAAGCCGATCTTTCCAAAGACTGCACAACTTTCAGCGGCGGCTGGACCATGCGTCTGATGCTTGCCAAACATCTGCTTGCAAAACCTTCTTTTCTGCTGCTGGATGAACCGACAAATCATCTTGACATTGAAAGTCTCACCTGGCTTGAAAGTTTTCTGACCACCTATCAGGGCGCAATGATAATTATCTCACATGACCGCGCTTTTCTTGACAACATGACTTCCGCAACCTGGGAACTGAGCCGCGGAACCCTGACCGCTTACAAGGGAAACTACACAAAATATCTCGTAGAAAAAGAACTGCGTATGCAGGTCCAGCGTGCCGCCTACGAAAATCAGCAGGCGCAGATCCAGCAGACCATGCGTTTTGTCGAAAGATTCCGGGCAAAATCAACCAAGGCCAAACAGGTCCAGAGCCGTGTTAAACAACTGGCAAAACTGGATCGGATTGAACTGGAGGATTCGGAAAGCACCATTTCATTCCGTTTCCCTCCGGCTCTTCCCAGTGGCCGCCTTGCTCTGGAGGTTAAAGGTCTTACAAAATCCTACAACAACAAAAACGTCTTTACCGATATCTCCTTTGAATTGCAGCGAGGAGAAAAAATAGCCGTGGTGGGCGTAAACGGCGCCGGCAAATCCACCATGGTACGGCTTCTTGCCGCAGAAATAACCCCTGATAAAGATACAATTCGCCTCGGCCACAATGTCAAGACATCCTATTTCGGTCAACACCAGGCTCAGGATCTTCCTCAGAATTTAACCGTATTGCAGACCCTTTCAGAAGTCGAAGGCGATCGGAGTGTTACCCAGGATCGTTCAATTCTGGGCGCCTTTCTGTTCCGCGGCGATGATGTGGACAAAAAAGTTTCTATCCTTTCCGGAGGGGAAAAAAGTCGACTGGCCCTTGCCAAGATGATTATTACCCCGGCGAATCTGTTGATCATGGACGAGCCCACTAATCATCTGGACATGATGTCCCAGGAAATCCTCCAGGAAGCAATGAAACAATACGACGGCACCATAATCGTTGTTTCCCATAACCGTTATTTTGTTGATCAGTTTGTCAATAAAGTCCTGGAAATCAAAGACGGCAAAGCTACCCTTTTTGACGGCAATGTCTCCTACTACCTCGAAAAAACCAGAGAGAGCAGAAAAGTTTCTTTGCTTCCAGGCAAACCGCAGTCCGAGGCCGTTCAATCAACTGATGCCGCCCCGGCCCGCGGCAGGAATGCCCGCCAAGCGCAGGCACAAATCAGAATTGACAAAAACAAAATCCTGAGACCCCTGAAAATTCAAGCCGATGAAGCTGAAAAAGAAATCGAAAAGTATGAAGCGCGGAAATCTCTTGTTGAGAGCTATCTTGCCGATCCGGAACTGTATAAAGACCAGGATGCCTTTGCTGATAAAAGCCGAGAATATAAAGAAGTTGGACGACGCCTCGAAAGATTATATGCAACCTGGGAAGAGACCCAGGCAAGAATCGAGGAAGCGGAAAAATCCTTTGGGCAAGACGCCTTATAG
- a CDS encoding PAS domain S-box protein — protein MHFFKDLSIRKKLAFIVLFTSSTAVILACLAFYLFIINQYKVFYHENLISLSEIVGKNCEAALAFNVPDDAQNILASLDAKPSIVLAKITTSDDKLFAAHTNWKEDENPSINKFDTVFNQVQASKGLWVQRDIIVGGSILGTLYLVDDLSELKDVRKAAIFILTVVVFLTLFFAKILASNLQRIISDPVVSLAAVTRRISEEQDFTSRAVKYGNDEVGRLVDDFNDMLGQLESREIALRESEKRFRTLVDQAVDAFFLHDANGCFVDVNQRACESLGYTRDELLSMCVNDIANISQPENFKEKYWDKLTSDHTVTLTSEHRRKDGTTFQVEVKLGLLEIGGQQFIMALARDITDRLKAEDDKIKLELQLAQSQKMESIGTLAGGIAHDFNNILTSLLGNIELAQLLLPAGNDVSDRLVEALKAGTRAKELVRQILTFSRQAPQDQNPVLVHLIVKEALKLLRATIPTSIEIRQDIDSNSGSVLGNPIQIHQVMMNLCTNAYHSLRDQDNAVLGLKLKRVSISPEDAGKNISLSPGSHVMLEVSDTGHGMSKETLSRIFEPYFTTKPLGEGTGMGLSVVHGIVKSYGGDITVYSEPGAGTTFHVYFPAIEDGEVHEEVKVGSTPGGNEHILVVDDEVPIVSMEREMLTALGYRVTAVSDSQEAYDLFLNNPDDYDLVITDMAMPRKNGIQLAQAILGVRWDIPVILCTGFSETVNEKIANDMGIKKFIMKPIIMRDLAMSVRECLDKRRGKPKVSSPV, from the coding sequence ATGCATTTCTTTAAAGATCTCTCCATCCGGAAAAAACTCGCTTTCATAGTACTGTTTACAAGTTCAACCGCAGTCATCCTGGCCTGTCTTGCTTTTTATCTGTTCATCATCAATCAATACAAGGTGTTTTATCATGAAAACCTCATAAGTCTTTCAGAAATCGTCGGTAAAAACTGTGAAGCCGCACTTGCATTCAATGTTCCGGATGATGCTCAAAATATTCTGGCTTCTCTTGATGCAAAGCCCAGTATAGTTCTGGCCAAGATAACTACCTCTGACGATAAGCTGTTTGCCGCTCATACAAATTGGAAAGAAGATGAAAACCCCTCAATTAATAAATTTGATACGGTGTTTAATCAGGTCCAGGCAAGCAAAGGTCTATGGGTGCAACGTGATATTATCGTTGGAGGCAGCATCCTGGGGACCCTCTATCTAGTTGATGACCTCAGTGAACTCAAGGATGTCCGTAAGGCCGCGATTTTCATTCTCACCGTAGTAGTATTCCTGACCCTTTTCTTTGCAAAAATTCTTGCTTCAAATCTTCAGCGAATAATCTCAGACCCTGTGGTATCCCTCGCAGCTGTTACAAGACGTATTTCAGAGGAACAGGATTTCACCTCAAGAGCAGTTAAATACGGCAATGACGAAGTCGGCCGTCTGGTTGATGATTTTAATGATATGCTGGGTCAATTAGAATCCAGGGAAATCGCATTGAGGGAAAGTGAAAAGCGGTTTCGCACCCTGGTTGACCAGGCTGTCGACGCATTTTTCCTGCATGATGCAAACGGCTGTTTTGTGGATGTGAATCAACGGGCATGTGAGAGCCTGGGATATACGCGGGATGAATTACTTTCCATGTGTGTGAACGACATTGCCAATATATCCCAACCCGAAAATTTTAAAGAAAAATATTGGGATAAACTTACCTCAGACCACACGGTCACCCTGACCAGCGAGCATCGCCGCAAAGACGGCACGACCTTCCAGGTAGAGGTCAAGCTGGGACTCCTTGAAATAGGCGGCCAGCAATTCATTATGGCCCTTGCCCGAGACATAACTGATCGATTGAAAGCCGAGGATGACAAGATCAAGCTTGAACTGCAACTCGCCCAGTCACAGAAAATGGAATCCATCGGCACTCTTGCCGGCGGCATCGCCCATGATTTTAATAATATCCTCACTTCATTGCTGGGAAATATTGAACTTGCACAATTGCTGCTTCCGGCGGGTAACGATGTCAGTGATCGACTCGTTGAAGCACTTAAGGCTGGAACCCGCGCCAAAGAACTTGTCAGACAGATTCTCACCTTCAGCCGTCAGGCGCCCCAGGATCAAAATCCTGTTCTGGTGCATTTGATCGTCAAAGAGGCATTGAAACTGTTGCGTGCGACCATTCCCACCTCTATTGAAATCCGCCAGGATATCGATAGCAATTCCGGCTCTGTTTTGGGCAATCCCATTCAGATTCATCAGGTCATGATGAATCTTTGCACAAACGCCTACCATTCCCTGCGCGATCAGGACAATGCCGTACTTGGCTTAAAACTCAAACGGGTCAGCATATCTCCAGAGGATGCCGGAAAAAATATCAGTCTTTCTCCCGGCTCCCATGTAATGCTTGAGGTCAGCGATACCGGTCACGGCATGAGCAAAGAAACTCTGTCAAGAATTTTCGAGCCATACTTCACCACCAAACCCCTTGGCGAAGGAACCGGAATGGGCTTGTCCGTGGTGCACGGTATTGTAAAAAGTTATGGAGGCGACATTACGGTTTACAGCGAGCCCGGCGCCGGAACAACCTTTCACGTTTACTTCCCGGCAATTGAAGATGGTGAAGTCCATGAGGAAGTAAAGGTTGGGTCCACCCCGGGAGGAAATGAACACATTCTGGTTGTTGACGATGAAGTGCCAATCGTCAGCATGGAAAGAGAGATGCTCACTGCTCTCGGATACCGGGTGACCGCAGTTTCCGATTCACAAGAGGCGTATGATCTTTTTTTGAACAATCCGGATGATTACGATCTGGTTATAACCGACATGGCAATGCCGCGGAAAAACGGCATACAGCTTGCTCAGGCGATTCTTGGGGTAAGATGGGATATACCTGTTATCCTCTGCACGGGATTCAGTGAAACCGTCAATGAAAAAATTGCCAATGACATGGGCATAAAGAAATTCATCATGAAACCGATCATCATGCGGGATCTGGCAATGAGTGTTCGGGAATGTCTGGATAAAAGAAGGGGCAAACCCAAAGTCTCATCCCCTGTTTAA
- a CDS encoding 4Fe-4S dicluster domain-containing protein, producing MQYAMLIDLNRCIGCHSCAVACRAIWQVPVPHQRSWVHRLGPAETPFGLASTYYPGHCNQCDKPACIPVCPVTPVPKEFRHQGTGLAKTIQVSATWKNPFNGIVEIDKSRCIGCGACVKGCPYNARFVNDAKKPLKADKCDFCQGRLDQGLEPFCVETCIGSARIFGDITDPQSAISQYIKDGAIKLESPDVRIGPNVLYSGNKRDIYLLTETSTPSLLPQVSQRRIILGELVKPSSQRLNKAVSSENRKLS from the coding sequence ATGCAATACGCAATGCTCATAGATTTGAACAGATGTATCGGCTGTCATTCCTGTGCCGTGGCCTGCCGGGCAATCTGGCAGGTGCCGGTGCCGCACCAGAGAAGCTGGGTCCATCGACTCGGGCCTGCTGAAACTCCGTTCGGCCTTGCTTCAACCTATTATCCGGGGCATTGCAACCAATGTGACAAACCTGCCTGTATCCCGGTCTGTCCGGTCACGCCTGTCCCCAAAGAATTTCGCCATCAGGGGACCGGACTGGCAAAGACAATCCAGGTTTCCGCTACTTGGAAAAACCCATTCAACGGGATTGTCGAGATTGATAAATCAAGATGCATCGGTTGCGGAGCCTGTGTTAAGGGATGCCCGTATAATGCACGTTTTGTGAATGATGCGAAAAAACCACTCAAAGCTGATAAATGCGATTTCTGCCAGGGGCGACTGGATCAGGGACTTGAACCATTTTGTGTTGAAACCTGTATCGGCAGCGCCAGGATTTTCGGCGATATCACAGACCCGCAATCAGCAATATCTCAGTACATAAAGGATGGCGCCATAAAGCTCGAATCCCCGGATGTCCGAATTGGCCCCAATGTGTTGTATTCCGGAAATAAACGAGACATCTATCTGCTCACCGAAACCAGCACTCCAAGCCTGTTGCCCCAAGTCTCCCAACGCCGGATCATTTTAGGGGAACTGGTGAAACCATCATCACAACGATTGAACAAAGCTGTTTCGTCTGAAAACCGCAAATTATCCTGA
- a CDS encoding deoxyguanosinetriphosphate triphosphohydrolase, which translates to MPKLLRQQLEDREEQILSPFACLSKHSKGRLNPEEECPIRTAFQRDRDRIIHSKTFRRLKHKTQVFLAPTGDHYRTRLTHVLEVSQIARTIAGALRLNEHLTEAIALGHDLGHTPFGHAGEATLNELYPGGFRHYEQSLRVVDILEKKGKGLNLTAEVRDGIAKHSKGKKEILPDDISELPTTLEGRVVRLADIIAYVNHDLDDAIRAGVIKKNDLPKAIIQKVGASHSMRIGTMVNDLIHRTIETGENRLVMSEDIMQAIADIRTFLYAHVYDVSKVHNDFVKSTKILRELYYYFLEHGTKWDNDIIYDKDTSKHKKVCDFIAGMTDRYALDLYTDIFFPKPWSVI; encoded by the coding sequence ATGCCTAAACTGCTACGACAACAACTGGAAGATAGAGAAGAGCAGATTCTCTCACCCTTTGCCTGTCTGAGCAAACACAGCAAAGGCCGTCTGAACCCCGAAGAAGAATGCCCGATCAGGACGGCATTTCAACGGGACCGTGACCGAATCATCCATTCGAAGACTTTCCGCCGGCTCAAACACAAAACCCAGGTATTTCTTGCCCCTACCGGAGATCATTACCGTACCCGCCTGACCCATGTGCTTGAGGTTTCACAGATTGCCCGAACCATTGCCGGTGCCCTGCGTTTAAACGAGCACCTGACTGAGGCAATCGCCCTGGGACACGACCTGGGACACACCCCTTTCGGCCATGCGGGAGAGGCAACTTTAAACGAACTGTATCCCGGCGGTTTCAGGCATTATGAGCAAAGCCTGCGGGTTGTGGATATTCTTGAAAAAAAGGGAAAAGGGCTGAATCTCACAGCTGAAGTCCGAGACGGGATCGCCAAGCATTCTAAAGGGAAAAAGGAAATACTTCCGGATGATATCTCCGAACTGCCAACGACCCTTGAAGGCCGCGTTGTCCGGCTTGCCGATATAATTGCTTATGTGAATCATGATCTAGACGATGCCATCAGGGCCGGCGTAATCAAAAAAAATGATTTGCCGAAAGCTATCATCCAGAAGGTCGGCGCCAGCCATTCCATGAGGATCGGCACCATGGTGAATGATCTGATCCATCGGACCATTGAAACCGGCGAAAATCGTCTGGTGATGAGCGAGGATATTATGCAGGCCATAGCAGATATCCGAACCTTTCTCTATGCGCATGTTTATGATGTAAGCAAGGTCCACAATGACTTTGTCAAATCCACCAAGATCCTTCGGGAGCTGTATTATTATTTTTTAGAACACGGGACAAAATGGGATAACGATATCATTTACGATAAGGACACCTCGAAACACAAAAAGGTGTGCGATTTTATTGCCGGGATGACGGACCGTTATGCCCTTGATCTCTATACCGATATTTTCTTCCCCAAACCATGGAGCGTTATTTAA
- a CDS encoding YfiR family protein: MFITFHSTYKTALKHLLLALLIVSLLDVFPMTVYAENSASRAGEYELKAAYLYNFFHFIQWPTSENQELIAINVIGKSPINQSLDKVREHIRKSTNKEVEIRYFDTFDQDIDLVCCKLLFISSSEKANFRAIIRSLKNAPVLTVSDEEGFLEAGGMINFISTDDNKIRWEINRVQLNNANLGISAKLQEIAVRVITSQNRREGF, from the coding sequence TTGTTTATTACTTTCCATTCAACATATAAGACAGCGCTGAAACATCTGCTCCTTGCCCTTCTTATTGTTTCTCTTCTGGATGTCTTCCCGATGACGGTATACGCTGAAAACTCCGCGTCACGCGCAGGTGAGTATGAACTCAAAGCGGCGTATCTCTATAATTTTTTTCATTTCATTCAATGGCCGACAAGTGAAAACCAAGAACTGATTGCAATCAATGTTATCGGCAAATCCCCTATCAACCAATCACTTGATAAGGTCAGGGAGCACATAAGAAAATCAACCAACAAGGAGGTTGAAATTCGATATTTTGATACTTTTGATCAAGATATCGATCTGGTCTGCTGCAAACTTCTTTTTATCAGCAGTTCTGAAAAAGCAAATTTCAGGGCAATAATTCGCAGTCTCAAAAATGCTCCGGTTCTCACCGTTTCCGATGAAGAGGGTTTTCTTGAAGCCGGCGGCATGATTAATTTCATCTCCACGGATGACAACAAGATCCGCTGGGAAATAAACCGGGTACAACTCAACAATGCAAATCTCGGTATCAGCGCCAAACTTCAGGAAATTGCTGTAAGAGTCATTACCAGCCAAAACAGAAGGGAGGGATTCTGA
- a CDS encoding HAMP domain-containing histidine kinase, with amino-acid sequence METYFAKPERLDGAELLMQIKSVVNNPITEAVLKSVTGCMIILNEYRQILASNISFLELIGITSIEEIIGLRPGEAINCVHAYDALGGCGTTRYCSTCGAAVAIVTSLGTDHYAERKCAATVKKNGKDEDLFLHVRSTPVNITDKRFLVVLLQDITTHERRAALERMFFHDLNNIMNGLIGASEILTFIEYDNVQEIAGQIKHLCLRLSKEVAIQRALSATEVGKYQIYIEPIQPEIIVRDIQNIFAVHPASKNKIITIPEILPNKPVITDYSLLMRILTNMITNALEATDEGGKVKFWIESCLDTVNFLVWSKKNIPDNIALRIFQRHFSTKNGDGRGFGTYSMKIFGEHFLNGQVDFISTPKSGTTFSLSLPA; translated from the coding sequence ATGGAAACCTATTTTGCCAAGCCTGAAAGGCTTGATGGTGCGGAATTATTGATGCAAATCAAGAGTGTTGTCAACAACCCGATCACCGAGGCAGTATTAAAATCCGTGACCGGCTGCATGATAATTTTGAATGAATACAGACAGATCCTTGCTTCAAATATCTCCTTTCTCGAATTAATCGGCATTACCAGCATAGAAGAAATCATAGGTCTCAGGCCCGGTGAAGCGATTAATTGTGTGCACGCTTATGATGCGCTTGGGGGATGCGGCACCACACGATACTGTTCAACCTGCGGCGCGGCCGTTGCGATTGTCACAAGTCTCGGCACCGACCATTATGCTGAAAGAAAATGTGCCGCCACGGTGAAAAAAAACGGCAAAGATGAGGATCTATTTCTCCATGTCCGTTCAACCCCGGTTAACATAACCGATAAACGTTTCCTGGTTGTGCTGCTTCAGGATATCACAACCCACGAAAGAAGGGCCGCTCTGGAAAGAATGTTTTTTCATGACTTGAATAATATCATGAACGGGCTTATCGGAGCTTCGGAAATTCTAACATTTATTGAATATGATAATGTCCAGGAAATTGCCGGACAAATCAAGCATCTCTGCCTCAGACTTTCAAAAGAAGTTGCGATCCAAAGAGCTTTGAGCGCAACCGAAGTGGGTAAATATCAAATATATATTGAGCCGATTCAGCCTGAAATTATTGTTCGGGATATACAAAATATTTTCGCCGTCCATCCGGCTTCCAAGAACAAAATAATCACAATTCCGGAAATCTTGCCCAATAAGCCGGTCATAACAGATTATTCTTTATTGATGAGAATTCTGACCAACATGATTACCAACGCCCTTGAAGCTACAGATGAAGGCGGAAAAGTGAAATTCTGGATTGAGTCTTGTCTGGATACGGTGAATTTTCTTGTTTGGAGCAAGAAAAACATCCCGGATAATATCGCATTGCGGATATTTCAACGTCATTTCAGCACAAAAAATGGAGACGGAAGAGGATTCGGGACTTATTCCATGAAAATATTCGGTGAGCATTTTCTTAACGGACAGGTGGATTTCATCTCGACTCCAAAATCCGGTACGACTTTCAGTTTATCACTGCCTGCATAG